The following proteins come from a genomic window of Mammaliicoccus sp. Marseille-Q6498:
- the lpdA gene encoding dihydrolipoyl dehydrogenase produces MSKEYDLVILGGGTAGYVSAIRASQLGKKVAIVEKYKLGGTCLHKGCIPTKSYLKTAEIMRYINHSSNYGIKHASAEIDMKDVVDKKNETVSTMYSGVQSLMKKYKIDIYEGNGRILGPSLFSPQAGTVSVEYDNGESELLVNHHVLIATGSSPVELPFLKFNNETIISSDDMMQLTSLPKNILIIGGGVIGLEFASLLNDLGVEVTVVEAGKSIIPNEQLEISKTIKKEFKEIGINIYEDLPLSEELVSINNDSVEVKLGEETKTFEKILVAVGRKPNTDDLGLNNTKIKTDAKGYITTNDVYQTDDKHIYAVGDVIGNYQLAHVATKEGTIAVEHMFDENPIKLDYLTVPRCIYTNPEIASIGMTEQDAKNENISYKKYKVPFKAIGKSVIENNGIGECILIKDVDNEKVLGIHMIGAKVTELINEAALFSFMNGSTEELATTVHAHPSIGEVLMELGLKSENRAIHV; encoded by the coding sequence ATGTCTAAAGAATATGATTTAGTGATTCTTGGTGGCGGAACAGCAGGATATGTATCAGCTATACGTGCATCACAACTAGGTAAAAAAGTAGCAATCGTTGAAAAATACAAACTTGGAGGCACTTGTCTACATAAAGGTTGTATCCCAACTAAATCCTACTTAAAAACAGCAGAAATTATGAGATACATTAATCACTCAAGTAACTATGGCATTAAACATGCATCTGCAGAAATAGATATGAAAGATGTTGTTGATAAGAAAAATGAAACAGTTTCTACAATGTACAGTGGCGTACAAAGTTTAATGAAAAAATATAAAATCGACATTTATGAAGGTAACGGTAGAATTTTAGGTCCTTCTTTATTTTCTCCACAAGCTGGTACTGTCTCAGTAGAATATGATAATGGTGAATCTGAACTTTTAGTTAACCATCATGTTTTAATTGCTACTGGATCTAGTCCTGTAGAATTACCATTTTTAAAATTCAACAATGAAACAATTATTTCAAGTGATGATATGATGCAATTAACGTCACTACCTAAAAATATTTTAATTATTGGTGGAGGCGTTATTGGATTAGAATTTGCTTCACTTTTAAATGATTTAGGTGTTGAGGTTACTGTAGTTGAAGCAGGAAAATCAATTATACCGAATGAACAACTTGAAATAAGTAAAACAATTAAAAAAGAATTCAAAGAAATCGGTATAAACATATATGAAGATTTACCACTTTCTGAAGAACTTGTTTCTATAAACAATGATTCAGTTGAAGTGAAGTTAGGTGAAGAAACGAAAACATTTGAAAAAATCTTAGTTGCAGTTGGAAGAAAACCTAATACAGATGATTTAGGTTTAAATAATACTAAAATTAAAACAGATGCAAAAGGATATATAACAACAAATGATGTTTATCAAACAGATGATAAACATATTTATGCGGTTGGAGATGTGATTGGAAATTATCAATTAGCTCATGTTGCAACAAAAGAAGGAACAATCGCTGTTGAACATATGTTTGATGAAAATCCTATTAAATTAGATTATTTAACTGTACCAAGATGTATTTATACAAACCCAGAAATTGCGTCAATTGGTATGACTGAACAAGATGCTAAAAATGAAAATATATCTTACAAAAAATATAAAGTTCCTTTTAAAGCTATCGGTAAATCAGTTATTGAAAACAATGGTATTGGTGAATGTATCTTAATCAAAGATGTGGATAATGAAAAAGTGCTTGGCATTCATATGATAGGTGCTAAAGTAACAGAATTAATCAATGAAGCAGCATTATTCTCATTTATGAATGGATCAACTGAAGAATTAGCAACTACTGTACATGCACATCCTTCAATAGGAGAAGTGCTTATGGAACTAGGATTAAAATCTGAGAATCGTGCTATTCACGTCTAA
- a CDS encoding thiamine pyrophosphate-dependent dehydrogenase E1 component subunit alpha: MLDYKTVGLTHEDLKGIYKWMLFGRKIDERMWLLNRAGKLPFVISCQGQEATQIGTYYALKDEDILAPYYRDLALVTARGISAEESMLAAFAKQGDTSSGGKQMPSHFSKKELGILTQGSCVTTQVLHAVGASLSIKMDGKKSVALATLGEGSTSQGDFHEAMNFAGVHKLPYICIIENNKYAISVPSRLQFATDDLSSRAAGYGAFGEQVDGNDPIAVYAAVKRARERAVNGEGPTLIEALCSRLTPHSSDDDDNYRPADEMKLEKENDCNIKFKEYLLENEVADEEWFNKLEDEIKQEINTATKNAEKAPYPLPEEALTHVYDQGGEKNA; the protein is encoded by the coding sequence ATGTTAGATTATAAGACTGTCGGATTGACACATGAAGACTTAAAAGGAATTTATAAATGGATGTTATTTGGAAGAAAAATTGACGAAAGAATGTGGCTACTTAATAGAGCAGGTAAATTACCATTCGTAATTAGTTGTCAAGGGCAAGAAGCTACTCAAATTGGGACTTATTATGCATTAAAGGATGAAGACATTCTCGCACCTTATTATAGAGATCTTGCTTTAGTTACTGCTCGAGGTATTTCAGCAGAAGAATCTATGTTAGCTGCTTTTGCTAAACAAGGTGACACATCAAGTGGTGGTAAACAAATGCCTTCTCACTTTAGTAAAAAAGAATTAGGAATCCTTACACAAGGTTCTTGCGTTACGACACAAGTATTACATGCTGTAGGTGCAAGTTTATCAATTAAAATGGATGGCAAGAAAAGTGTTGCCCTTGCAACATTAGGAGAAGGTAGTACAAGCCAAGGTGATTTTCACGAAGCGATGAACTTTGCAGGCGTACATAAATTACCTTACATTTGCATCATTGAGAACAATAAGTATGCTATATCTGTTCCAAGTCGCCTTCAATTCGCTACTGATGATTTATCGTCAAGAGCAGCTGGTTACGGTGCGTTTGGTGAACAAGTAGATGGTAATGACCCTATAGCTGTATATGCAGCTGTGAAACGTGCTAGAGAGCGTGCAGTTAACGGTGAAGGTCCAACGCTTATAGAAGCATTATGTAGTCGTCTAACACCACATTCATCAGATGACGATGACAATTATCGTCCAGCAGATGAAATGAAATTAGAAAAAGAGAACGATTGTAATATTAAATTTAAAGAATATTTATTAGAAAACGAAGTTGCTGATGAAGAGTGGTTTAATAAATTAGAAGATGAAATAAAACAAGAAATTAATACAGCTACGAAAAATGCTGAAAAAGCACCTTATCCACTACCAGAAGAAGCTTTAACACATGTATATGATCAAGGAGGCGAAAAAAATGCCTAA
- a CDS encoding alpha-ketoacid dehydrogenase subunit beta → MPKLSYLDAINQAMDQAMEKDNSVFVIGEDVGLKGGVFGATKNLYNKYGEGRVLDSPLAESNIVGASIGAAMLGKRPVAEIQFAEYIVPATNQIINEAAKVRYRSNNDWDCPLTIRSPFGGGIHGALYHSQSIESIFCSTPGLRVVIPSNPYDAKGLLLAAIEDNDPVLYFEHKKAYRLLKEEVPEEYYTVPLDKADVKREGSDITVFTYGLCVNYALQAAEVLATEDIDVEVVDLRSLYPLDKETIIERAKKTGKVLLVTEDNLEGSVMSEVSAIIAENCLFDLDAPIARLAGPDVPAMPFSPPMEDFFMMNPEKIEQKMRTLAEF, encoded by the coding sequence ATGCCTAAATTATCTTATCTTGATGCTATTAATCAAGCAATGGATCAAGCAATGGAAAAAGATAACAGTGTCTTCGTTATAGGGGAAGATGTTGGCCTAAAAGGTGGCGTTTTTGGTGCAACTAAAAACTTATATAATAAATACGGTGAAGGAAGAGTTTTAGATTCTCCTTTAGCTGAGTCTAACATTGTTGGTGCTTCAATTGGTGCAGCTATGTTAGGTAAAAGACCTGTAGCTGAAATTCAATTTGCTGAATATATTGTTCCAGCAACAAATCAAATCATAAATGAAGCAGCTAAAGTTCGATATCGTTCTAATAACGATTGGGATTGTCCTTTAACGATTAGAAGTCCTTTCGGTGGCGGAATTCATGGTGCTTTATACCATTCTCAAAGTATCGAAAGTATCTTTTGTTCTACACCTGGATTAAGAGTCGTCATTCCTTCAAATCCATATGATGCAAAAGGATTATTACTTGCTGCGATTGAAGATAATGATCCGGTATTATATTTTGAACATAAAAAAGCATATAGATTATTAAAAGAAGAAGTTCCTGAAGAATACTATACTGTACCGTTAGATAAAGCGGATGTGAAAAGAGAAGGCTCTGATATAACGGTCTTTACTTATGGATTATGTGTAAATTATGCGTTACAAGCTGCAGAAGTTTTAGCAACTGAGGATATCGACGTAGAAGTCGTTGATTTACGTTCTTTATATCCATTAGATAAAGAAACGATTATTGAACGTGCTAAAAAGACAGGTAAAGTACTACTCGTTACTGAAGATAATTTAGAAGGTAGTGTAATGAGTGAAGTGTCTGCAATAATTGCTGAAAATTGTTTATTTGATTTAGATGCACCGATTGCTAGACTTGCCGGACCAGATGTACCTGCTATGCCATTCTCACCACCTATGGAAGATTTCTTTATGATGAATCCTGAAAAGATCGAACAAAAAATGAGAACGTTAGCAGAATTTTAG
- a CDS encoding dihydrolipoamide acetyltransferase family protein, with protein MDVKMPKLGESVHEGTIEQWLVKPGDKIEEYDALCEVITDKVTAEVPSTYSGVIQEIVVEAGETVDVGSIICRMDVEGESDSDQSQEQVEDKEVSTNEKVETKKESTDHQPENKEVSRNEPKNNGQYSPVVFKLASENGINLQDVQGTGNLGRVTKKDILNAIENGVEPSSNETNKVSVSDNTNKAESLQSTTQHVGDSLPVNGVRRAIANKMVQSVNEIPHAWMMVEVDATELVKTRQHHKSEFKQNEGFNLTFFAFFVKAVAEGLKKYPMLNSTWSDDEIKIHKDINVSIAVASDDKLYVPVIKNADDKSIKGIAKEINDLATRGRNHKLTSQDMQGGTFTVNNTGSFGSVSSMGIINHPQAAILQVESIVKRPVVVNDMIGIRDMVNLCLSIDHRILDGLLAGEFLKFVKERLQSMTIENTSIY; from the coding sequence ATGGATGTAAAAATGCCGAAACTTGGAGAAAGTGTTCATGAAGGTACGATTGAACAATGGCTAGTTAAGCCAGGCGACAAAATCGAAGAATATGATGCACTTTGCGAAGTCATTACTGATAAAGTTACAGCTGAAGTACCTTCTACTTATTCTGGTGTTATTCAAGAAATCGTAGTTGAAGCTGGTGAAACGGTAGATGTCGGTTCAATCATTTGTCGTATGGATGTTGAAGGTGAAAGCGACAGTGATCAATCTCAAGAACAAGTTGAAGATAAAGAAGTTTCAACAAACGAAAAAGTAGAAACTAAAAAAGAATCAACAGATCATCAACCTGAAAATAAAGAAGTAAGTCGTAATGAACCTAAAAATAATGGTCAATATTCACCAGTCGTATTTAAATTGGCAAGTGAAAATGGCATTAACCTTCAAGATGTACAAGGTACAGGAAATTTAGGAAGAGTGACTAAAAAAGACATTCTGAATGCGATTGAAAATGGTGTTGAGCCGTCTTCTAATGAGACAAACAAAGTATCCGTTTCTGACAATACTAATAAAGCAGAATCATTACAAAGCACTACTCAACACGTTGGAGATTCTTTACCAGTTAACGGTGTAAGAAGAGCAATTGCTAATAAAATGGTTCAAAGTGTGAATGAAATTCCACACGCTTGGATGATGGTTGAAGTGGACGCTACAGAATTAGTTAAGACGAGACAACATCATAAATCTGAATTTAAACAAAATGAAGGTTTTAATTTAACTTTCTTTGCCTTCTTTGTTAAAGCAGTTGCAGAAGGATTGAAAAAATATCCAATGCTTAACAGTACTTGGTCAGATGATGAAATTAAAATTCATAAAGATATTAACGTATCCATTGCTGTAGCAAGTGATGATAAATTATATGTTCCTGTTATTAAAAATGCAGATGATAAATCTATTAAAGGTATTGCTAAAGAAATTAATGATTTAGCAACTAGAGGTAGAAATCATAAACTTACATCACAAGACATGCAAGGTGGCACATTTACAGTTAATAATACAGGTTCATTCGGATCAGTTTCATCAATGGGTATTATTAATCATCCTCAAGCAGCTATATTACAAGTAGAGTCTATTGTTAAAAGACCAGTAGTTGTAAATGATATGATTGGTATACGAGACATGGTTAATTTATGTCTTTCTATAGACCATAGAATTTTAGACGGATTATTAGCCGGAGAATTTTTGAAATTTGTAAAAGAAAGACTACAAAGTATGACAATTGAAAATACATCGATTTATTAA
- a CDS encoding BrxA/BrxB family bacilliredoxin, producing MEMDFNLYMNDVVNSARNEIEAAGYKQLTTKEEVEETFNKKGTTFVMVNSVCGCAGGIARPAAQHALHYDKLPDQLVTVFAGQDKEATETARDYFEGYPPSSPSFAFLKDGKIVKMIERHEIEGHDPMSVITNIQALFEEYCEEV from the coding sequence ATGGAAATGGATTTCAATTTATATATGAATGATGTAGTAAACTCAGCTAGAAATGAAATTGAAGCTGCAGGATATAAACAATTAACAACCAAAGAAGAAGTAGAGGAAACGTTTAACAAAAAAGGAACGACTTTTGTTATGGTAAACTCTGTTTGTGGTTGTGCTGGCGGAATTGCTAGACCTGCTGCTCAACATGCACTTCATTATGATAAATTACCAGATCAGTTAGTAACTGTATTCGCAGGACAAGATAAAGAAGCAACTGAAACAGCAAGAGATTATTTTGAAGGATATCCACCATCAAGTCCATCATTTGCTTTTCTTAAAGATGGTAAAATTGTAAAAATGATCGAAAGACACGAAATTGAAGGCCATGACCCAATGAGTGTTATCACAAACATTCAAGCTCTATTTGAAGAATATTGTGAAGAAGTATAA
- a CDS encoding aromatic acid exporter family protein — translation MQIRPYRIGYRTLKTALGMTLAVILSQLVGLENYASSAILVVLCIKDTRVKSVEAAVYRFVACFIAILMASLFFTYLGANPIVLGIMVLLFIPITVMIGVQEGIVTSCVIILHLFLADKIDIHLIINEILLLTIGIGIALIMNMFMPSLDHKLNEYKRKIEDDFILITFVFSEGLLDPNKTLNIPSFDSVAKNIKEAKSFAFREVKNHFVRNENSYYHYFDMREEQLTLLIRMKKLIESMQHSHHAHELCSQLLFDVSQNVQSNDYSLIRLHDLYEIKIRLNSIELPKSNKELESVAAVFQLLNEVEEYLQIKSQFGSLKK, via the coding sequence ATGCAGATAAGACCGTATAGAATTGGTTATAGAACGTTAAAGACTGCTTTAGGGATGACATTAGCTGTCATCCTTTCTCAGTTAGTAGGACTTGAAAATTATGCTTCTAGTGCCATACTCGTTGTCTTATGTATTAAAGATACAAGAGTAAAGTCTGTTGAAGCAGCAGTATATCGCTTTGTTGCATGTTTTATAGCTATTTTAATGGCATCTTTATTCTTTACTTACTTAGGTGCTAATCCTATCGTACTTGGTATTATGGTATTACTGTTTATCCCAATAACAGTTATGATAGGTGTACAAGAAGGAATTGTAACGAGTTGTGTTATCATTTTACATTTATTTTTAGCTGATAAAATTGATATACACTTAATTATTAACGAAATTCTTTTACTTACAATTGGTATCGGTATTGCACTTATAATGAATATGTTTATGCCAAGTTTGGATCATAAATTAAATGAATACAAACGTAAAATTGAAGATGACTTTATATTAATTACTTTTGTTTTTAGCGAAGGTTTATTAGACCCTAATAAAACATTAAATATTCCATCATTTGATTCAGTAGCTAAAAATATTAAAGAAGCAAAATCGTTTGCATTTAGAGAAGTTAAGAATCATTTTGTTAGAAATGAGAACTCTTACTATCATTATTTTGATATGCGTGAAGAGCAATTAACACTATTAATACGTATGAAAAAATTAATAGAATCTATGCAACATAGTCACCATGCTCATGAACTTTGTAGTCAATTGTTATTTGATGTTTCTCAAAACGTTCAAAGTAACGATTATTCTTTAATAAGATTACATGACTTATACGAAATCAAAATCAGATTAAATTCTATAGAATTACCAAAGAGCAACAAAGAATTAGAAAGTGTAGCAGCTGTATTTCAGTTGTTAAATGAAGTAGAAGAATACTTACAAATTAAATCACAATTTGGTAGTTTGAAAAAATAA
- the prli42 gene encoding stressosome-associated protein Prli42 has product MLNKNVRKIIIIVMLVAIVAALVLSSVLPFLLS; this is encoded by the coding sequence ATGTTAAACAAGAACGTTCGCAAAATTATCATTATCGTTATGTTAGTAGCTATTGTAGCTGCACTTGTATTATCAAGCGTACTTCCATTCTTATTAAGTTAA
- a CDS encoding M20/M25/M40 family metallo-hydrolase, which translates to MINHDRLTNTFLELIKVDSESKNERNIADLLIKKFTELGVQVKEDESQSETGYGAGNLICKLPGKNTNKTPIYFTSHMDTVTPGNNIEPEIREDGYIYSKGETILGADDKAGLAAILEAIQVINEDNIEHGDIEFIITVGEESGLVGAKALNPNDIKAKFGYAIDGPGKVGTTVVAAPTQAKIETIIKGKTAHAGLEPEKGVSAINIAAKAISHMSLGRIDEETTANIGRFEGGTATNIVSDHVYILAEARSLNDDKMNQQVAHMKEAFEKTAEEFGCTAEVNVQIMYPSFNLSDQDEVVKLAVQATEKIGRQAELVKLGGGSDGNIISGFGIPTVVLGVGYEFIHTKNERMPLEELQKITEQIIAITELA; encoded by the coding sequence ATGATCAATCATGATCGATTAACGAATACTTTTCTAGAGTTAATAAAAGTTGATTCAGAGTCTAAAAACGAAAGAAATATTGCTGACTTATTAATAAAGAAATTTACTGAATTGGGTGTTCAAGTAAAAGAAGATGAGTCCCAATCCGAAACGGGCTATGGTGCAGGAAATTTAATTTGTAAACTTCCTGGTAAAAATACTAACAAAACACCTATATATTTTACAAGTCATATGGATACTGTAACACCTGGGAATAATATAGAACCAGAAATTCGTGAAGATGGTTATATTTATTCAAAAGGTGAAACAATTTTAGGTGCAGATGATAAAGCTGGACTTGCAGCAATTTTAGAAGCCATTCAAGTTATTAATGAAGATAATATCGAACATGGTGATATTGAATTTATTATTACAGTAGGCGAAGAATCAGGACTTGTTGGCGCTAAAGCTTTAAATCCTAATGATATTAAAGCAAAATTTGGCTACGCAATTGACGGCCCTGGAAAAGTAGGTACAACGGTTGTAGCAGCACCAACACAAGCTAAAATCGAAACGATCATTAAAGGTAAAACAGCTCATGCTGGATTAGAACCTGAAAAAGGTGTATCCGCAATTAACATCGCTGCAAAAGCTATTAGCCATATGAGTTTAGGTAGAATTGATGAAGAAACAACTGCTAATATTGGTAGATTCGAAGGTGGAACAGCTACAAATATAGTAAGTGATCATGTTTATATATTGGCTGAAGCAAGATCTTTAAACGATGATAAAATGAATCAACAAGTTGCGCATATGAAAGAAGCATTTGAAAAGACTGCTGAAGAATTTGGATGTACTGCTGAAGTCAATGTTCAAATCATGTACCCAAGCTTTAATTTGTCTGATCAAGATGAGGTCGTTAAATTAGCAGTACAAGCAACTGAAAAAATAGGACGTCAAGCTGAACTTGTAAAATTAGGCGGCGGTTCTGACGGTAACATTATTAGTGGATTTGGCATTCCTACAGTTGTATTAGGAGTAGGTTACGAATTTATTCATACTAAAAATGAACGTATGCCACTAGAAGAATTACAAAAAATTACAGAGCAAATTATAGCAATCACAGAACTTGCATAA
- the gndA gene encoding NADP-dependent phosphogluconate dehydrogenase, which translates to MTQEIGVVGLAVMGKNLAWNIESRGYSVSVYNRSKEKVDQMVEESKGKNIHPNYSIEEFVDSLEKPRKILLMVKAGEATDKTIDSLLPLLDKGDILIDGGNTNYLDTIRRNQYLDESGINFIGTGVSGGEVGALTGPSIMPGGQKEAYELVAPILESISAKASDGSPCVTYVGPDGAGHYVKMVHNGIEYADMQLIAESYDLMKRVLHMDHKEIAETFKSWNTGELESYLIEITGEIFNKLDEDGEPLVEKIMDKAGQKGTGKWTSINALELGIPLTIITESVFARFISSFKDERVKASKAFNPEIKEFDGDKETLLEQIRQALYMSKICGYAQGFAQMKTASETNNWDLKLGELAMIWREGCIIRAQFLQKIKDAYDNDKELTNLLLDPYFSDIVSKYQGSLREVTATAIKAGIATPGFSSAINYFDSYRSEDLPANLIQAQRDYFGAHTYERKDKEGIFHTEWAK; encoded by the coding sequence ATGACACAAGAAATAGGTGTAGTTGGTTTAGCTGTAATGGGTAAAAACTTAGCTTGGAACATTGAATCACGTGGTTACTCAGTATCAGTTTATAACCGTTCTAAAGAGAAAGTCGATCAAATGGTAGAAGAATCAAAAGGTAAAAATATACATCCGAATTACTCTATTGAAGAGTTTGTGGATTCATTAGAAAAGCCTAGAAAAATTTTACTTATGGTAAAAGCAGGCGAAGCTACTGATAAAACAATCGACAGTTTATTACCATTATTAGATAAAGGTGATATTCTTATTGATGGTGGTAATACGAACTATTTAGATACTATTCGTAGAAATCAATACTTAGATGAAAGTGGAATAAACTTCATTGGTACTGGTGTATCAGGCGGAGAAGTAGGTGCTTTAACTGGACCTTCAATCATGCCTGGTGGACAAAAAGAAGCATATGAATTAGTTGCGCCAATTTTAGAAAGTATTTCTGCTAAAGCTAGCGACGGTTCACCATGTGTAACTTACGTTGGTCCAGATGGTGCAGGTCACTATGTGAAAATGGTGCATAATGGTATCGAGTATGCAGATATGCAATTGATTGCAGAAAGTTACGATTTAATGAAACGTGTTCTTCATATGGATCATAAAGAAATTGCTGAAACATTTAAATCTTGGAATACTGGTGAATTAGAAAGTTATTTAATTGAAATCACTGGAGAAATTTTCAATAAATTAGATGAAGACGGCGAACCATTAGTTGAAAAAATTATGGACAAAGCTGGCCAAAAAGGTACAGGTAAATGGACTTCTATCAACGCTTTAGAGCTTGGGATTCCATTAACTATCATTACTGAATCAGTATTTGCTCGTTTTATCTCATCATTTAAAGATGAAAGAGTTAAAGCAAGTAAAGCTTTCAATCCAGAAATTAAAGAATTTGATGGAGATAAAGAAACATTATTAGAACAAATTAGACAAGCTCTTTATATGAGTAAAATTTGTGGCTATGCACAAGGATTTGCTCAAATGAAAACTGCTAGTGAAACGAATAATTGGGACTTGAAACTTGGAGAACTAGCGATGATTTGGAGAGAAGGTTGTATCATCCGTGCGCAATTTTTACAAAAAATTAAAGACGCATATGATAATGACAAAGAACTTACAAACTTATTGTTAGATCCTTATTTCAGCGATATTGTTTCTAAATATCAAGGTTCATTAAGAGAAGTAACAGCAACAGCTATTAAAGCTGGTATTGCTACACCTGGTTTCTCTTCAGCTATCAACTATTTCGATAGTTATAGATCAGAAGATTTACCAGCTAACTTAATTCAAGCTCAACGTGATTATTTCGGTGCACATACTTACGAACGTAAAGATAAAGAAGGCATCTTCCACACTGAGTGGGCTAAATAA
- a CDS encoding AraC family transcriptional regulator — translation MEVIKDLQRAIVYIEDHLLSEIDLQTLSEHVNKSPFHLNQSFTMIIGMTPLEYQLARKMTEAAKDILKGHTRLLDIALKYGYKDANSFAHDYNEYHGISPLQTKTHQSMLKIKKRVSIKLTATETEPLNYSLQYKDDLNLVGKNHHYHSNELDNHFLIPDLLEMLIENNYIEDFIRYNDTKPNQLFVIRRPLVDGLEVFVGVPSERYPGHLDNYYIPGHHFATFNLNGELDFVVSEAWHHIENQWQLKMPYLHDDFYIEVYPLDVNFDQETTKVQLWLPIDHKKID, via the coding sequence TTGGAAGTAATTAAAGATTTACAAAGAGCGATTGTTTACATAGAAGATCACTTATTGAGTGAAATTGATTTACAAACTTTAAGCGAACATGTAAATAAATCCCCTTTTCATTTGAACCAAAGTTTTACTATGATTATTGGAATGACACCGCTAGAATATCAATTAGCTAGAAAAATGACAGAAGCGGCTAAAGATATTTTAAAAGGTCATACTAGATTATTAGATATTGCACTTAAATATGGTTACAAAGATGCAAATTCTTTTGCTCATGACTATAACGAATACCATGGCATCAGTCCTTTACAAACAAAAACGCATCAATCCATGCTAAAAATAAAAAAACGTGTTTCTATAAAGTTAACAGCTACAGAAACTGAACCATTAAATTATTCATTACAATATAAAGATGATTTGAATTTAGTTGGTAAAAACCATCATTATCATTCAAACGAATTAGATAATCATTTTCTCATTCCTGATTTATTAGAAATGCTAATAGAAAATAATTATATAGAAGATTTTATAAGATATAATGATACTAAACCAAATCAGTTATTTGTCATAAGAAGACCACTAGTTGACGGCTTAGAAGTGTTTGTTGGTGTTCCAAGTGAACGATACCCTGGTCATTTAGATAACTATTATATACCTGGCCATCATTTTGCAACGTTTAATTTAAATGGAGAATTAGACTTTGTTGTTAGTGAAGCTTGGCATCATATAGAAAATCAATGGCAATTGAAAATGCCATATTTACACGATGACTTCTATATTGAAGTTTATCCATTAGATGTAAACTTTGACCAAGAAACAACGAAAGTACAACTGTGGTTACCCATTGACCATAAAAAAATAGATTAA